The Actinopolyspora erythraea genome has a segment encoding these proteins:
- a CDS encoding ScbR family autoregulator-binding transcription factor — translation MPVQERALQTRGTLIRAAASVFDEFGYSGASITEIINRARVTRGALYFHFASKEDLANGVIDAQAEQVRVEPRELKLQELVDLTVTVARDLSADVVLRAGIRLAVEQGAFMSVRESPYMTWIDMCRRILEEARESHELLPHIVPADTAELVVGSFSGIQLLAQARSGRDDLRERVSTFWNHVLPGIAVPGVLARLDTSAVLPDESGSEPPTN, via the coding sequence GTGCCAGTACAGGAGAGAGCACTGCAAACCCGAGGCACCCTCATCCGTGCCGCGGCCAGCGTGTTCGACGAGTTCGGCTACTCCGGAGCGAGCATCACCGAGATCATCAACCGTGCCCGGGTGACTCGCGGTGCGCTGTACTTCCACTTCGCCTCCAAGGAGGACCTGGCCAACGGCGTGATCGACGCGCAGGCCGAACAGGTGCGCGTGGAGCCGAGAGAGCTCAAGTTGCAGGAACTGGTGGACCTGACCGTGACGGTCGCGCGGGACCTGTCCGCCGACGTCGTCCTGCGAGCGGGCATCCGGCTGGCGGTGGAACAGGGGGCGTTCATGAGCGTGCGGGAGAGTCCGTACATGACCTGGATAGACATGTGCCGTCGGATACTCGAGGAGGCGCGGGAGTCCCACGAACTGCTGCCGCACATCGTGCCCGCCGACACGGCCGAGCTCGTCGTGGGCTCGTTCAGCGGGATCCAGCTGCTGGCGCAGGCCAGGAGTGGGCGGGACGACCTGCGCGAGCGGGTGTCGACCTTCTGGAACCACGTACTGCCCGGCATCGCCGTGCCCGGCGTCCTGGCGCGGCTGGACACGAGCGCCGTCCTCCCGGACGAGTCGGGTTCCGAACCGCCCACGAACTGA
- a CDS encoding TetR/AcrR family transcriptional regulator: MRQARARYSRWAIIEAASELFERKGADATGLTEICEVAGLSRGALYFHFEAKEELKAAVREHAAATIDEYESTLLHDPRPVPVAIRDFTVAMLSLLETDVVTRAGVYLGSESDDSESAHAIQRRWTRLIHDKIASVRDAESVDPGTEAGQGLAWTFSSLIMGLFGLGRFDRFWWRETTVTELWATLWPEVRLFSVRHPPTTN, encoded by the coding sequence ATGAGACAAGCACGTGCCAGGTACAGCCGCTGGGCGATCATCGAAGCCGCTTCCGAGCTCTTCGAGCGGAAGGGCGCCGACGCCACCGGACTCACGGAGATCTGCGAGGTCGCCGGGCTCAGTCGTGGTGCGCTCTACTTCCACTTCGAGGCCAAGGAGGAGTTGAAGGCGGCCGTACGTGAGCACGCGGCGGCCACCATCGACGAGTACGAGTCCACGCTGCTGCACGACCCCCGCCCCGTCCCCGTGGCCATCCGTGACTTCACTGTCGCGATGCTGTCGCTGCTGGAGACCGACGTCGTCACCCGTGCGGGGGTCTACCTGGGCAGCGAGTCCGACGACTCGGAAAGCGCCCACGCGATACAGCGGCGGTGGACGCGGTTGATCCACGACAAGATCGCTTCGGTGCGCGACGCCGAGAGCGTCGATCCGGGTACGGAAGCCGGTCAGGGACTGGCCTGGACGTTCAGCTCGCTGATCATGGGGTTGTTCGGGCTGGGCAGGTTCGACCGGTTCTGGTGGCGCGAAACCACCGTGACCGAGCTCTGGGCGACCCTGTGGCCGGAAGTGCGACTGTTCTCCGTGCGCCATCCGCCAACGACCAATTGA
- a CDS encoding response regulator transcription factor yields MNLLVVEDDTASREEMCRALRRHGHSVDAAHSGRQALERYRNSDLVVLSLDIDDLDGLELCRDIRATCEIPVIALAARASEPDRVLGLRAGADDYMARPCGTHELAARVEAVTRRTGSRPRGDRAISHGLLRIDPDAREVRWKQRLINVTRKEFDLLHLLASKPKTVFSRQEIMSEVWEEEYRKTSRTLDTHVNSLRSKLHDSNSIVTVRGIGFRLGHESATAE; encoded by the coding sequence TTGAACTTACTCGTGGTCGAAGACGACACCGCCTCACGCGAGGAGATGTGTCGTGCGCTGCGACGGCACGGTCACTCGGTGGACGCTGCTCATTCCGGCAGGCAGGCGCTCGAGAGGTACCGGAACTCGGACCTGGTGGTGCTGAGCCTCGACATCGACGATCTCGACGGCCTGGAGCTGTGCCGCGACATACGGGCGACGTGCGAGATCCCCGTCATCGCGCTGGCGGCGCGGGCCTCCGAGCCCGATCGGGTGCTCGGGCTGCGCGCCGGTGCCGACGACTACATGGCCCGCCCCTGCGGGACGCACGAACTGGCCGCACGCGTCGAGGCGGTCACCCGCCGCACCGGCAGCCGGCCCCGGGGCGACCGCGCCATCTCGCACGGACTGCTGCGAATCGACCCGGACGCGCGGGAAGTCCGGTGGAAACAGCGTCTGATCAACGTGACGAGGAAGGAGTTCGACCTCCTGCACCTGCTCGCCTCGAAACCGAAGACGGTCTTCTCCCGGCAGGAGATCATGTCCGAGGTGTGGGAGGAGGAGTACCGCAAAACCAGCAGAACGCTCGACACGCACGTCAACAGCCTGCGCAGCAAGCTGCACGACAGCAATTCGATCGTCACGGTACGCGGTATCGGGTTCCGGCTCGGGCACGAGTCGGCCACGGCCGAGTGA
- a CDS encoding acetyl-CoA C-acetyltransferase has protein sequence MSTTRRVAIVGGNRIPFARSGGPYARASNQDMLTAALDGLVARYGLAGREVGEFVAGAVLKHSRDFNLAREVVLGSGLDSRTPAHDVQMACATGLESIVSVANKIALGQLESGIAGGVDSASDAPIELNDDLRRVLLRANHAKGTGAKLRALTGLRPGHVVPGIPRNAEPRTGLSMGEHAARTAAAWGIDRAEQDELAARSHQRLGAAYERGFFDDLITPFQGLTRDQNLRPDSSPDKLAKLKPVFGRGEGATMTAGNSTPLSDGAATVLLASEEWARRHSLPVLAYLGDFVPGAVDYVSGDEGLLMAPAYAVPRLLDRVGSSLDEFDFYEIHEAFASQVLCTLKAWEDPEFCAERLGRDEPLGRIDTDRLNVNGSSLAAGHPFAATGGRIVATLAKLLAERGSGRGLVSVCAAGGQGLTAVVER, from the coding sequence ATGTCCACAACTCGCCGGGTCGCCATCGTCGGAGGCAACCGGATCCCGTTCGCCCGTTCCGGTGGCCCCTACGCGCGGGCGTCCAATCAGGACATGCTCACCGCGGCTCTCGACGGCCTGGTGGCCCGCTACGGACTCGCGGGACGGGAGGTCGGCGAGTTCGTGGCCGGAGCGGTGCTCAAGCACAGCCGCGACTTCAACCTCGCCCGCGAGGTCGTGCTCGGCTCCGGGCTCGACTCCCGCACCCCGGCGCACGACGTGCAGATGGCCTGCGCCACGGGGCTGGAATCGATCGTGTCGGTGGCCAACAAGATCGCGCTCGGGCAGCTCGAATCGGGCATAGCGGGTGGCGTGGACTCGGCCAGCGACGCACCGATCGAACTCAACGACGACCTGCGCAGGGTGCTGCTGCGCGCCAACCACGCCAAGGGCACCGGTGCGAAGCTGCGGGCGCTCACCGGCCTGCGGCCGGGGCACGTGGTGCCCGGTATCCCCCGCAACGCCGAACCGCGCACCGGGCTGTCGATGGGGGAGCACGCCGCCAGGACGGCCGCCGCCTGGGGCATCGACCGGGCCGAGCAGGACGAGCTGGCAGCCCGCAGCCACCAGCGACTCGGCGCGGCCTACGAGCGCGGGTTCTTCGACGACCTGATCACGCCGTTCCAGGGGCTCACGCGCGACCAGAACCTGCGGCCGGACTCCTCCCCGGACAAGCTCGCCAAGCTGAAACCGGTCTTCGGCCGTGGCGAGGGGGCCACCATGACCGCGGGCAACTCCACCCCGCTCTCCGACGGCGCCGCCACCGTGCTGCTCGCCAGCGAGGAGTGGGCGCGTCGGCACTCGTTGCCGGTGCTCGCCTACCTCGGCGACTTCGTCCCAGGGGCGGTGGATTACGTCAGCGGTGACGAGGGGCTGTTGATGGCCCCCGCCTACGCGGTGCCGAGGCTGTTGGACCGGGTGGGGAGCTCGTTGGACGAGTTCGACTTCTACGAGATCCACGAGGCGTTCGCCTCCCAGGTGCTGTGCACCCTCAAAGCCTGGGAGGACCCGGAGTTCTGCGCCGAGCGGCTCGGCAGGGACGAACCGCTGGGCAGGATCGACACCGACCGCCTGAACGTGAACGGATCATCGCTGGCTGCCGGCCATCCCTTCGCCGCGACCGGGGGGCGGATCGTCGCCACCCTGGCCAAGCTGCTGGCCGAGCGAGGTTCCGGACGTGGCCTGGTCTCGGTTTGCGCCGCGGGAGGCCAGGGCCTGACCGCTGTCGTCGAGCGCTGA
- a CDS encoding 3-oxoacyl-ACP reductase, with translation MADPYSKLVTSSYGRQLAKRLGLPTPTPLRRYRPGDPVVSGPVLTGEAEGSRLGEAVSETLEAVHAEVHRTRDEDAEYAALVFDATGIGDSLALGELHEFFSDTIRRVGRCARLIVLGTPPEEIDDPAERTAQRALEGFVRTAGKELKRGSTAQLVQVSRGGERAVDSTLRFLLSPKSAFVSGQVIRVGAAEAPTADGSLPLRDKVALVTGASRGIGAAIAETLARDGAHVVCLDVPSQGQDLAEVANRIGGSTLQLDITAESAPQQLIEHIEQRHEGLDIVVHNAGITRDKTIGRMSRDQWDAVLRVNLAAQERINTALLAESSPLRRGGRLVGVASISGIAGNVGQANYATSKAGVIGHVQALAPRAAERGVTINAVAPGFIETAMTAAVPLFVREAGRRMNSLSQGGLPIDVAETIAFYADPGSAGVNGNVVRVCGQSLLGA, from the coding sequence ATGGCGGATCCGTACAGCAAGTTGGTCACATCCAGCTACGGGCGACAGCTGGCCAAACGGCTCGGGCTGCCCACCCCCACTCCACTGCGCAGGTACCGCCCCGGGGACCCGGTCGTGTCCGGCCCGGTGCTCACCGGCGAGGCCGAGGGCTCCCGGCTCGGCGAGGCCGTGTCCGAGACACTGGAAGCCGTGCACGCCGAGGTGCACCGGACGCGGGACGAGGACGCCGAGTACGCCGCCCTGGTCTTCGACGCCACCGGAATCGGTGACAGCCTCGCCCTGGGCGAACTGCACGAGTTCTTCAGCGACACGATCCGCCGCGTGGGCAGGTGCGCCAGGCTGATCGTGCTCGGCACACCGCCGGAGGAGATCGACGACCCCGCCGAACGCACCGCGCAACGCGCGCTGGAAGGATTCGTGCGCACCGCGGGCAAGGAGCTCAAGCGCGGCTCCACGGCCCAGCTGGTCCAGGTCTCCCGGGGCGGCGAGCGGGCGGTCGACTCCACGCTGCGCTTCCTGCTCTCCCCGAAGTCCGCGTTCGTGTCCGGCCAGGTGATCCGCGTCGGAGCGGCCGAAGCCCCCACCGCTGACGGCTCCCTTCCGCTGCGCGACAAGGTCGCGCTGGTCACCGGGGCGTCCCGTGGGATCGGCGCCGCGATCGCGGAGACGCTCGCCCGCGACGGGGCTCACGTGGTGTGCCTGGACGTCCCCTCCCAGGGGCAGGACCTCGCCGAGGTCGCCAACCGCATCGGCGGTTCCACGCTGCAGCTCGACATCACCGCCGAGAGCGCGCCCCAGCAGCTGATCGAGCACATCGAGCAGCGGCACGAAGGGCTCGACATCGTGGTGCACAACGCGGGAATCACCCGGGACAAGACCATCGGGCGAATGAGCCGCGACCAGTGGGACGCGGTGCTGCGCGTCAACCTCGCCGCCCAGGAGCGGATCAACACCGCCCTGCTGGCCGAGTCCTCACCACTGCGCCGAGGTGGAAGGCTCGTCGGCGTCGCCTCCATCAGCGGTATCGCGGGCAACGTGGGGCAGGCGAACTACGCCACCTCCAAGGCGGGCGTGATCGGCCACGTGCAGGCGCTCGCGCCACGCGCGGCCGAACGAGGCGTGACGATCAACGCCGTGGCCCCCGGATTCATCGAAACCGCGATGACCGCCGCGGTGCCGCTGTTCGTGCGGGAGGCGGGCAGGCGGATGAACAGCCTCTCGCAGGGCGGACTGCCGATCGACGTCGCCGAGACCATCGCCTTCTACGCCGACCCCGGTTCGGCGGGGGTGAACGGCAATGTGGTCCGCGTCTGCGGGCAGAGCCTGCTGGGGGCTTGA
- a CDS encoding MaoC family dehydratase: MPTEELSESPNLGALYLKAAGTAPLRRAGRDAELPDTEYVRSGITVDREHLAEYNRLCGFGTRDELPITYPHITSFPLAVRLMTDRDFPFPLVGLVHVANRITRYRHVLVTDSMTQRVRLANARRHPKGRQFDVITETSVGDRLVWTETSTYLRRSGSDESVPRPEGIPEVAAGAPTATWRLPANLGRRYAAVSGDRNPIHLSPLTAKAFGFPRTIAHGMWSKARCLAAFEGRLPEACSVEVEFAKPVLLPSRVDFTEQPGESEKLFALHSASGKPHLKGRWRSEPE, from the coding sequence ATGCCGACCGAGGAACTGAGCGAGTCGCCGAACCTGGGCGCGCTCTACTTGAAGGCCGCGGGAACCGCACCGCTGCGGCGGGCCGGGCGGGACGCCGAGCTCCCGGACACCGAGTACGTCCGCTCCGGGATCACCGTCGACCGCGAGCACCTGGCCGAGTACAACCGGCTGTGCGGGTTCGGCACGCGCGACGAACTGCCGATCACCTACCCGCACATCACCTCGTTCCCGTTGGCAGTCCGGCTGATGACCGACAGGGACTTCCCGTTCCCGCTGGTCGGGCTGGTGCACGTGGCCAACCGAATCACCAGGTACCGCCACGTGCTGGTCACCGACTCCATGACCCAGCGGGTACGGCTGGCGAACGCGCGCAGGCACCCGAAGGGGCGGCAGTTCGACGTGATCACCGAGACCAGCGTCGGCGACCGGCTCGTCTGGACCGAGACGAGCACCTACCTGCGGCGGAGCGGCTCGGACGAGTCCGTCCCGAGACCGGAAGGGATCCCGGAGGTGGCCGCCGGCGCGCCCACTGCCACCTGGCGACTGCCCGCGAACCTGGGCAGGCGGTACGCGGCCGTCTCCGGCGACCGCAACCCGATCCACCTGTCCCCGCTCACGGCCAAGGCGTTCGGCTTCCCCCGCACCATCGCCCACGGCATGTGGTCCAAGGCCCGCTGCCTCGCCGCCTTCGAGGGCAGGCTGCCCGAAGCCTGCTCGGTCGAGGTGGAGTTCGCCAAACCGGTACTGCTGCCCTCCCGCGTGGACTTCACCGAACAGCCCGGCGAGTCGGAGAAGCTCTTCGCGTTGCACTCGGCCTCGGGCAAGCCGCACCTGAAGGGGCGCTGGCGCTCGGAACCGGAGTGA
- the purS gene encoding phosphoribosylformylglycinamidine synthase subunit PurS, whose protein sequence is MARVVVDVMPKQEILDPQGQAVANALPRQGFEGVSQVRQGKRFELEVDENVDDDTLARIAENFLANPVIEDWAVRRVES, encoded by the coding sequence GTGGCCCGAGTCGTTGTCGACGTAATGCCGAAGCAGGAGATCCTCGACCCGCAGGGACAGGCGGTTGCCAACGCACTGCCCCGGCAGGGATTCGAAGGTGTCTCACAAGTCCGCCAGGGAAAGCGGTTCGAGCTGGAGGTCGACGAGAACGTCGACGACGACACGCTCGCCCGAATCGCGGAGAATTTCCTGGCCAATCCAGTGATCGAGGACTGGGCCGTGCGCCGGGTGGAATCGTGA
- the purQ gene encoding phosphoribosylformylglycinamidine synthase subunit PurQ, which translates to MSAAGARIGVITFPGSLDDGDARRAVRRAGASDVALWHGDADLHGVDAVIVPGGFSYGDYLRCGAIAKFAPVMTEVVRAAGQGMPVLGVCNGFQVLCEAGLLPGVLTRNSGLHYVCRDQWLRVENNTSTWTTRYEAGADLLIPIKHGEGRYVAEEPVLDRLEGEGRVLFRYVEDNPNGSRRDIAGITDERGRVAGLMPHPEHAIDPLTGPTDDGLGMFLSALDTLVAA; encoded by the coding sequence GTGAGCGCCGCCGGGGCCAGGATCGGGGTCATCACCTTCCCGGGGTCGCTGGACGACGGTGACGCCCGCCGCGCGGTGCGCCGCGCGGGGGCCTCCGACGTGGCGCTGTGGCACGGTGACGCCGACCTGCACGGGGTGGACGCCGTGATCGTCCCCGGCGGGTTCAGCTACGGCGACTACCTGCGCTGTGGCGCCATCGCCAAGTTCGCCCCGGTCATGACCGAGGTGGTGCGCGCCGCAGGCCAGGGCATGCCCGTGCTCGGCGTCTGCAACGGTTTCCAGGTGTTGTGCGAGGCCGGGCTGCTGCCCGGCGTGCTGACGCGCAACTCGGGGCTGCACTACGTCTGCCGGGACCAGTGGCTGCGGGTGGAGAACAACACCAGCACCTGGACCACCCGCTACGAGGCGGGAGCGGACCTGCTGATCCCGATCAAGCACGGTGAGGGCCGCTACGTGGCCGAGGAACCGGTGCTGGACCGCCTCGAGGGGGAGGGCCGCGTGCTCTTCCGCTACGTGGAGGACAACCCGAACGGTTCACGGCGCGACATCGCGGGGATCACCGACGAGCGCGGCAGGGTCGCGGGTCTCATGCCCCACCCCGAGCACGCCATCGATCCACTCACGGGGCCCACCGACGACGGCCTCGGCATGTTCCTGTCCGCCCTCGACACCCTGGTGGCAGCATGA
- the purL gene encoding phosphoribosylformylglycinamidine synthase subunit PurL produces the protein MTESTHESAAHDSTARSGTEQVDSVEHAARTPELAQPYRELGLADDEYERIREILGRRPTEAELAMYSVMWSEHCSYKSSKTHLKYFGETTTEEMRSKMLAGIGENAGVVDIGDGWAVTFKVESHNHPSYVEPYQGAATGVGGIVRDIMAMGARPVAVADPLRFGPADADDTRRVLPGVVEGIGGYGNCLGLPNIGGEVVFDESYARNPLVNAMCVGVLKSDELQLAHATGAGNKVVLFGARTGLDGIGGVSVLASESFSGDETGSGRKKLPSVQVGDPFTEKVLIECCLELYGSDLVVGVQDLGGAGLSCATSELAAAGDGGMRIDLDAVPLRAEGMNPAEILSSESQERMCAIVRPEDVESFMAVCRKWDVTATVIGEVTEDDHLRIDWRGECVVDVPPRTVADEGPVYQRPVRRPAEQDLITADDPNTLARPGTAAELRETLLRMAASPNLCSREWVTGQYDHYVRGNTVLAQPSDGGVLRVDEETGRGIAVATDCNARYTRLDPYEGARLALAEAYRNVAVTGSKPVAVTNCLNFGSAEDPAVMWQFQQSVRGLADAAAELGVPVTGGNVSFYNQTGGSPILPTPVAGVLGVIDDVTKRIPTGIGAASGESLLLLGETREEFGGSEWSRVAHDHLGGTPPRVDLERERLLADVLGIGSRDGLISAAHDLSEGGLAQALVEMSLIGETGARIVLPEEADPFVWLFSESAGRVVVSVPRGAELKFTELCAARGLPCSKTGVVDTESGALEIQGIGEIPLSELREAWEGTLPRLFG, from the coding sequence ATGACCGAATCCACCCACGAATCCGCGGCGCACGACTCCACCGCGCGGAGCGGCACCGAACAAGTGGACAGTGTCGAGCACGCCGCGCGGACCCCCGAGCTCGCGCAGCCGTACCGCGAGCTCGGCCTCGCCGACGACGAGTACGAGCGCATCCGCGAGATCCTCGGACGGCGCCCCACCGAGGCGGAACTGGCGATGTACTCGGTGATGTGGAGCGAGCACTGCTCCTACAAGTCGTCCAAGACGCACCTGAAGTACTTCGGTGAGACCACCACCGAGGAGATGCGCTCCAAGATGCTGGCCGGCATCGGGGAGAACGCCGGTGTCGTCGACATCGGGGACGGCTGGGCGGTCACCTTCAAGGTGGAGAGCCACAACCATCCCTCCTACGTGGAGCCCTACCAGGGTGCCGCGACCGGCGTCGGAGGCATCGTGCGCGACATCATGGCAATGGGAGCGCGTCCCGTCGCCGTGGCCGACCCGCTGCGGTTCGGCCCCGCCGACGCCGACGACACCCGCAGGGTGCTGCCCGGTGTGGTCGAGGGGATCGGTGGCTACGGCAACTGCCTGGGGCTGCCCAACATCGGCGGCGAGGTCGTCTTCGACGAGTCCTACGCGAGGAACCCGCTGGTCAACGCCATGTGCGTCGGAGTCCTCAAGTCCGACGAGCTGCAGCTGGCGCACGCCACCGGAGCGGGCAACAAGGTGGTCCTGTTCGGCGCCCGGACCGGGCTGGACGGCATCGGCGGTGTGTCGGTGCTGGCCTCGGAGTCCTTCAGCGGCGACGAGACCGGCAGCGGCCGCAAGAAGCTGCCGAGCGTGCAGGTGGGCGACCCCTTCACCGAGAAGGTGCTCATCGAGTGCTGCCTGGAGCTCTACGGTTCGGACCTCGTCGTGGGGGTCCAGGACCTCGGCGGCGCCGGGCTCTCCTGCGCCACCTCCGAGCTGGCCGCGGCCGGTGACGGCGGCATGCGGATCGACCTGGACGCGGTACCGCTGCGCGCCGAGGGGATGAACCCCGCCGAGATCCTCTCCAGTGAGTCGCAGGAACGCATGTGCGCGATCGTGCGGCCCGAGGACGTGGAATCCTTCATGGCGGTCTGCCGCAAGTGGGACGTGACCGCGACGGTCATCGGCGAGGTGACCGAGGACGACCACCTGCGGATCGACTGGCGGGGCGAGTGCGTGGTCGACGTTCCGCCGCGCACCGTGGCCGACGAGGGGCCGGTCTACCAGCGTCCGGTGCGGCGGCCCGCCGAGCAGGACCTGATCACGGCGGACGACCCGAACACGCTGGCACGGCCCGGCACGGCTGCCGAGCTGCGCGAGACGCTGCTGCGGATGGCGGCCTCGCCGAACCTGTGTTCCCGCGAGTGGGTGACCGGTCAGTACGACCACTACGTGCGCGGCAACACCGTGCTGGCCCAGCCCTCCGACGGCGGGGTGCTGCGGGTGGACGAGGAGACGGGACGCGGCATCGCCGTCGCGACCGACTGCAACGCCCGCTACACCAGGCTCGACCCCTACGAGGGCGCTCGACTCGCGCTGGCCGAGGCCTACCGCAACGTCGCGGTGACGGGGTCGAAGCCGGTGGCGGTCACCAACTGCCTCAACTTCGGTTCGGCCGAGGACCCCGCCGTGATGTGGCAGTTCCAGCAGTCCGTGCGGGGGCTCGCCGACGCGGCCGCCGAACTGGGCGTCCCGGTAACCGGCGGTAACGTGAGCTTCTACAACCAGACCGGCGGCAGCCCGATCCTGCCGACGCCGGTCGCCGGGGTGCTCGGGGTCATCGACGACGTGACCAAGCGGATCCCGACCGGTATCGGGGCCGCCTCCGGCGAGTCGCTGCTGCTGCTAGGCGAGACCCGCGAGGAGTTCGGCGGGTCCGAGTGGAGCAGGGTGGCGCACGACCACCTCGGCGGAACCCCGCCGCGGGTGGACCTGGAACGGGAGCGGCTGCTGGCGGACGTGCTGGGAATCGGTTCGCGGGACGGGCTGATCTCCGCCGCGCACGACCTCTCAGAGGGTGGACTCGCCCAGGCGCTGGTGGAGATGTCGCTGATCGGCGAGACCGGGGCACGGATCGTGCTGCCGGAGGAGGCTGACCCGTTCGTGTGGCTGTTCTCCGAGTCGGCCGGTCGGGTCGTGGTGTCGGTGCCGCGTGGCGCGGAGCTGAAGTTCACGGAACTGTGCGCCGCCCGGGGACTGCCGTGCTCGAAGACGGGCGTGGTGGACACCGAGTCGGGGGCGCTGGAGATCCAGGGGATCGGCGAGATCCCGCTGTCCGAGCTGCGGGAGGCGTGGGAGGGCACGCTCCCCCGCCTGTTCGGCTGA
- a CDS encoding lysozyme: MHRSRGTGRARALTFALSALFGTVLLLGTSAQAVDTSPEQRKRAGHSMGSQIREHEGGEPSAAPATTRNPSVKGMDVSGHQNWVNWRHWWNEGMRFAYVKATEGTGYTSPDFNHQYTGSYKVGMIRGAYHFALPDRSSGAAQARYFVNNGGGWSADGRTLPGALDIEYNPYGPTCYGKNRGAMRDWIRDFSDTYQRLTGRYPAIYTSTSWWNECVRADFGDTNPLWVARYNDYIGPLPHGWGFHTFWQYTSSPLDKNLFNGSYEQLRRLARG, encoded by the coding sequence ATGCACCGTTCGAGGGGAACTGGTCGCGCTCGGGCGCTGACCTTCGCGTTATCAGCGCTGTTCGGCACGGTACTGCTGCTGGGGACCTCCGCGCAGGCGGTGGACACCTCACCGGAGCAACGAAAACGGGCGGGCCACTCGATGGGTTCGCAGATCCGCGAGCACGAGGGCGGCGAACCCTCGGCCGCCCCCGCCACCACGCGCAACCCCTCGGTCAAGGGTATGGACGTGAGCGGGCACCAGAACTGGGTGAACTGGCGCCACTGGTGGAACGAGGGAATGCGGTTCGCCTACGTGAAGGCCACCGAGGGAACCGGCTACACCAGCCCGGACTTCAACCACCAGTACACCGGCTCGTACAAGGTGGGCATGATCCGGGGCGCCTACCACTTCGCGCTGCCCGACCGCTCCAGCGGAGCCGCCCAGGCGCGCTACTTCGTGAACAACGGTGGCGGCTGGTCGGCGGACGGCCGAACCCTGCCGGGAGCGCTGGACATCGAGTACAACCCGTACGGCCCCACCTGCTACGGCAAGAACCGCGGCGCCATGAGGGACTGGATCCGGGACTTCAGCGACACCTACCAACGCCTGACCGGCAGGTACCCCGCCATCTACACCAGCACCAGCTGGTGGAACGAGTGCGTGCGCGCGGACTTCGGCGACACCAATCCGCTGTGGGTCGCCCGCTACAACGACTACATCGGCCCGCTGCCGCACGGCTGGGGCTTCCACACCTTCTGGCAGTACACCTCGTCACCGCTGGACAAGAACCTGTTCAACGGTTCCTACGAACAACTGAGACGGCTGGCGCGCGGGTGA